In the Candidatus Electrothrix rattekaaiensis genome, one interval contains:
- a CDS encoding single-stranded DNA-binding protein, whose translation MINKVILIGNLGADPELRYTQSGVAVASFNVATSRRWKDKEGQQQEETEWHRIVAWQRLGEVCNEYLHKGSKVYVEGRLQTRKWQDQNGNDRYTTEIIASDIQFLTPRGEGGGGYSGGGSGSGGGGGYDPGPAGGGNNNSSAGGGYDDFAGGQSGGQTGGGTGSDVPF comes from the coding sequence ATGATCAACAAAGTAATTTTAATCGGTAATCTCGGTGCTGATCCCGAACTGCGCTACACTCAAAGCGGGGTAGCAGTGGCAAGCTTTAATGTCGCCACGAGCAGACGCTGGAAAGACAAAGAAGGCCAACAACAGGAAGAGACCGAATGGCATAGAATCGTTGCTTGGCAACGTCTCGGAGAAGTCTGTAACGAATACCTCCATAAAGGCTCAAAAGTTTATGTAGAAGGCAGGCTTCAGACCAGAAAATGGCAGGATCAAAACGGCAATGACCGCTACACAACAGAAATTATCGCCTCAGATATTCAGTTTCTCACCCCGCGCGGTGAAGGCGGGGGAGGCTATAGCGGTGGCGGCAGTGGCAGTGGTGGCGGAGGAGGATACGACCCAGGCCCTGCTGGCGGTGGCAACAACAACTCTTCGGCAGGCGGCGGCTATGACGACTTTGCCGGTGGACAATCCGGCGGGCAGACAGGCGGGGGTACCGGGAGCGACGTTCCGTTCTAA
- a CDS encoding DnaJ C-terminal domain-containing protein, whose amino-acid sequence MEYYKILGVEKTASAAEIKKAYRKLALKYHPDKNPDNKEAEDKFKQISEAYAVLSDEKKRQEYDTYGSAGFQQRYSQEDIFRGFDLNDILNQFGFSGGGGRTTFRFGGQGSGGSPFDFFNQGAGGAQGGGCGGGGCRPQPVKGQDQTYELAVSLEDVLHGAEKNISLRRDGGNQNIAVKVPKGIESGKRLRLSGKGAPSPSSGPPGDLYLKVTVQPHGDFTRDGDNLITEKKVPFSQACLGTAVEITSLDGRTFKLKVPAGVQQEAKLRIKGHGLPFGPIGDRGDLYVKFLVEIPKQLTPDQEAAIQKLAELGL is encoded by the coding sequence ATGGAATACTATAAAATTCTCGGTGTTGAAAAAACAGCATCCGCAGCGGAAATAAAAAAAGCCTACCGTAAACTGGCCTTGAAATATCATCCGGATAAAAACCCGGATAATAAGGAAGCTGAGGACAAATTCAAGCAGATCAGCGAGGCCTATGCTGTCCTTTCCGATGAAAAGAAACGACAGGAATACGACACCTACGGATCAGCCGGATTTCAGCAGCGTTATTCCCAGGAAGACATCTTCCGGGGTTTTGACCTCAACGATATTCTCAACCAGTTCGGCTTTAGCGGGGGCGGCGGACGCACCACCTTCCGTTTCGGCGGTCAGGGAAGCGGCGGCAGCCCTTTTGATTTTTTCAACCAAGGTGCCGGAGGAGCTCAGGGAGGGGGATGCGGTGGCGGTGGCTGTCGTCCTCAGCCTGTCAAAGGACAGGACCAGACCTATGAATTGGCCGTCTCCCTTGAGGATGTGCTGCACGGTGCGGAAAAAAATATCAGTCTGCGCCGAGATGGAGGCAATCAGAATATCGCGGTTAAGGTACCCAAAGGGATTGAATCAGGGAAACGCCTGCGCCTGTCTGGAAAAGGAGCACCCTCTCCTTCCAGCGGTCCTCCAGGGGATCTTTACCTCAAAGTGACAGTTCAACCTCATGGGGATTTCACCCGTGACGGCGACAATCTGATCACGGAAAAGAAAGTACCCTTCAGCCAAGCTTGTTTGGGAACGGCTGTAGAAATCACCTCGCTGGACGGACGAACATTCAAGCTCAAGGTGCCTGCCGGGGTGCAGCAGGAAGCCAAGCTGCGTATCAAGGGGCATGGTTTACCGTTCGGCCCTATTGGAGATAGGGGAGACCTGTATGTCAAGTTTCTTGTCGAGATCCCCAAGCAACTGACCCCTGACCAGGAAGCAGCTATCCAGAAGCTGGCTGAATTGGGATTATAA